A single window of Nicotiana tomentosiformis chromosome 1, ASM39032v3, whole genome shotgun sequence DNA harbors:
- the LOC104096361 gene encoding putative protein phosphatase 2C 76, whose protein sequence is MARHRGIDKKQQIRAWDTRSIVIFVFFIACVVGILTNLKVAKSEPEFEPESEEKIVEQILRLLHSIPNATTSIPTQNCHFASSEGIRSHQEDRVTCDLNLKIPLFGPDGLEEVRVGAVAVFDGHIGSAASEMASNIFLDKFLLKLRNSTEQSSNLKELLKSSLVTTIEDIDAEFSEVAFKYHLYSGSTAVVALIYNNHVLVANVGDSKAFLCSQKKKSHKAGAASLAGLLAKELTRDHNAHRLDERARIEASGGVLKFIPNYVPLLMGHFPMTRAIGDVPLKRYGVIANPEMTDWLSLTSKDEFLVVASDGISERLTPQEVCDFLNDVEDHSDPSLLAQQLIQKAFLEGSSDNLSVVLVPLGSGFRGPPVDDLSAVSGSLEM, encoded by the exons ATGGCCCGACATCG CGGCATAGATAAGAAGCAACAGATCAGGGCTTGGGATACAAGGAGTATTGtcatatttgtattttttattgCCTGCGTCGTTGGGATTTTGACGAACCTTAAGGTTGCTAAGTCCGAGCCTGAATTTGAACCTGAATCTGAAGAAAAGATTGTTGAACAAATATTAAGATTGTTGCATTCTATTCCAAACGCAACAACGTCGATTCCAACTCAAAATTGTCACTTCGCATCGTCGGAAGGAATAAGGTCACACCAGGAGGATCGAGTAACATGTGACCTTAATCTTAAGATTCCTTTGTTTG GGCCTGACGGACTTGAAGAGGTGAGGGTTGGGGCGGTGGCAGTCTTTGATGGTCATATTGGATCGGCTGCTAGTGAGATGGCTTCAAATATCTTTTTGGATAAGTTTCTGCTTAAGCTCAGGAACAGTACTGAACAATCTTCTAACTTGAAGGAATTACTAAAATCATCATTGGTAACAACTATTGAGGATATTGATGCAGAATTCTCGGAG GTTGCTTTCAAATATCATCTTTATTCGGGATCTACGGCAGTTGTTGCACTCATATATAACAATCATGTTTTAGTTGCAAATGTTGGCGATTCAAAGGCTTTTCTTTGCTCTCAGAAAAAAAAATCACACAAAGCTG GTGCTGCTTCTTTGGCTGGTCTTCTCGCCAAGGAGTTGACGAGAGATCATAATGCACATAGGTTGGACGAGAGGGCTAGGATTGAAGCTTCTGGAGGTGTATTAAAATTTATCCCTAATTATGTTCCTCTCCTCATGGGCCACTTTCCCATGACTCGAGCTATTGGTGATGTTCCTTTGAAAAG ATATGGCGTCATAGCTAATCCAGAGATGACTGATTGGCTATCTTTAACTTCAAAGGATGAGTTTTTGGTGGTGGCATCTGATGGAATATCTGAAAGGTTAACTCCCCAGGAAGTCTGTGACTTTCTAAATGATGTAGAGGACCATTCAGATCCATCATTATTGGCTCAACAACTTATTCAGAAGGCATTTTTAGAAGGCAGCAGCGATAATTTATCAGTTGTTTTGGTTCCTTTGGGATCAGGATTCAGGGGACCTCCTGTGGACGATTTATCAGCTGTTTCTGGTTCCCTTGAGATGTAG